One genomic segment of Aquipluma nitroreducens includes these proteins:
- a CDS encoding putative porin: MFKKYIYIVIAAVLIVFQSNAQIRPGVSNSNRQNGSEEKSESSSRKNKAPEKPKIPSRIRTWQVSRQGTRIEKTELDTTMTFYHVYLPIFQKSISNTFVGNNGGAYISNDFFQRKPNSDFYFARSFDAYWLTPSQINYFNTTTPFSLLDYSQSDSKNTKNETRFNVFLSQNVNKKLNFEFIYNQTKSQGQYLYQSNKFHSIALVSSYNSDKFLSHTNIIFNRLEGQEDGGIEANQPLDLTDKTENFSVRMDDAVNKLQNNTLFTVNEYRVGKMVEADSAENVIKRFIPRVGFIHEFELSGNKRRFTKKDKSEDFFTNNYVNTGLTNDSVRFTRLTNIFQIKFYEAPDRKYTFGKRVYIGHDEITYHTATQLGDLGAHPFPLIGSIFYQISSPLTNFSDNGKLFFSKQANTYIGGGIFREEGKFWQWEADGRIYLTGYRSGQTELNGYVNKPLKIGRDTTSLRIEGSLKTLVPEYYDSYFFSNNFVWKNDFNNINEMTIKSSIRSQQYKTTIGVNYSLIGNYIYNNSQALPAQSKSELLILSAYLNKDFESDHWVLRTQALVQKVNNENVIHLPAFAGFISLNYRTIISKVMHFQIGADTRYNSAFYADAYDPATARFYLQNTQLIGKYPYIDLHANLKLKRTRFFFILMNAGSGFVGNNYFMAPDYPYYRRTFRFGISWSFYD; this comes from the coding sequence ATGTTTAAAAAGTATATCTATATAGTTATTGCTGCGGTTCTGATTGTATTCCAATCGAATGCGCAAATCAGACCGGGAGTTTCGAATTCAAATAGACAAAATGGTTCGGAGGAGAAATCGGAATCGTCTTCAAGGAAGAACAAGGCACCCGAAAAGCCTAAGATTCCTTCTCGTATAAGAACATGGCAGGTTAGCCGACAAGGCACGCGGATTGAAAAAACTGAACTGGATACGACCATGACCTTTTATCATGTTTATCTACCAATTTTTCAAAAAAGTATAAGTAATACCTTTGTCGGAAATAATGGTGGAGCATATATTTCCAATGACTTTTTTCAGCGAAAACCGAATTCTGATTTCTATTTTGCCCGATCGTTTGATGCCTACTGGCTTACTCCATCGCAAATCAATTATTTCAATACGACAACTCCCTTTTCGTTGCTCGATTACAGCCAAAGTGATAGTAAAAACACAAAAAACGAAACGAGATTTAATGTTTTTCTTTCGCAAAATGTGAATAAGAAGCTCAACTTTGAATTTATTTATAACCAGACAAAGTCTCAGGGACAGTATTTGTATCAGTCGAATAAATTTCACAGTATAGCTCTGGTTTCTTCTTATAATTCCGATAAATTCCTGTCTCATACAAACATTATTTTTAACCGCCTGGAAGGGCAGGAAGATGGGGGAATTGAAGCGAACCAACCACTCGACTTAACAGATAAAACTGAAAATTTCAGTGTCCGGATGGATGATGCAGTTAATAAACTTCAGAACAATACGCTTTTTACAGTCAACGAATATCGGGTGGGTAAAATGGTTGAGGCCGACTCTGCTGAAAATGTGATCAAACGATTTATTCCGCGAGTAGGATTTATACACGAATTTGAGCTTTCAGGAAACAAAAGAAGATTCACGAAAAAGGATAAGTCTGAAGATTTTTTTACAAACAATTACGTCAATACCGGACTTACAAACGACAGCGTAAGGTTTACCCGTTTGACAAACATATTTCAAATCAAATTTTATGAAGCTCCGGATCGGAAATACACTTTTGGGAAGCGGGTGTATATTGGGCACGATGAAATAACGTACCATACAGCTACTCAGCTTGGTGATTTGGGAGCACATCCATTTCCTTTAATTGGTTCAATTTTTTATCAGATTTCAAGTCCGTTAACTAATTTTTCTGATAATGGTAAGCTATTCTTTTCCAAACAGGCAAATACATATATTGGGGGAGGAATATTCAGGGAAGAAGGTAAATTCTGGCAATGGGAGGCCGATGGACGAATTTATCTGACGGGATACCGCTCCGGGCAAACAGAACTTAATGGATATGTTAATAAGCCACTGAAAATCGGAAGAGATACCACTAGTCTCCGGATTGAAGGAAGTTTAAAAACACTGGTGCCTGAATATTATGATTCGTATTTCTTCTCTAATAATTTTGTATGGAAGAATGACTTCAATAATATCAATGAGATGACGATCAAATCGAGCATCCGTTCGCAGCAATATAAAACTACGATTGGAGTCAATTATTCATTGATTGGAAACTACATCTATAACAATAGTCAAGCTTTACCAGCACAGTCGAAAAGCGAATTGCTGATCCTTTCGGCATACCTCAATAAGGATTTTGAAAGCGACCACTGGGTTCTTCGTACTCAGGCGCTAGTGCAAAAAGTAAATAATGAAAATGTCATACATCTGCCTGCATTTGCCGGATTCATCAGCTTGAACTACAGAACAATCATTTCAAAAGTGATGCATTTTCAGATTGGCGCCGACACGCGATATAATTCAGCTTTTTATGCTGATGCGTACGATCCGGCAACTGCCCGATTTTATCTCCAGAATACACAACTAATCGGGAAATACCCCTATATTGATTTACATGCGAACTTGAAGTTAAAACGCACCCGATTCTTTTTTATCCTGATGAATGCAGGTTCCGGATTTGTTGGCAATAACTATTTTATGGCACCTGATTATCCATATTATAGACGAACTTTCCGATTTGGAATTTCATGGTCGTTTTACGACTAA